The following proteins are co-located in the Solanum pennellii chromosome 1, SPENNV200 genome:
- the LOC107004392 gene encoding scarecrow-like protein 11 isoform X2, which yields MDPRKEVIQNGVNNHPSFDQDYFSNHVVGVGDSSPPPQEEGEKDYSDAMYKFLSQMLMEEDDLENKPCMFHDCMALQAKERYLSDVLHGSENNYSPQSVIINPHDSSSFLSNYSPDSIESPQWDLNFESPASMSTLSNHDSFFTSFGNGHFEEGAVNVFQSGSSSNSPTGLREKKNRHRGDVAADQQRSNKQMATFVHDESEPLEMYDNVLLCLNNPYVEQHSATSVTSYSPPNEAKKASKVGRPRGGRKHSSIVKKEMVDLRALLTQCAQAMANYDSRTANELLMRIREHSTPHGDGTERLAHYLANALEARLSGTGTALYTAYAPSRISAANILKAYKAFITACPFKLLSNIFANKYIRKVIAGAPKIHIIDFGILYGFQWPCLIQGLSMRAGGPPELRITGIDLPQPGFKPAGRVEETGRRLEKYCKRFNVPFVFKAIAKKWESITLEELEVQRDEVLVVNSLYRLGNIPDETVIPNSPRDAVLNLIRRIRPDLFIHGALNGTFNTPFFVTRFREALFHFSSLYDMFEATLPREDEDRKLFEEEVFARDAMNVIACEGTERVERPETYKQWQLRCVRAGFKQVPLDQEIVKIVRNKVRSEYHRDFSVDEDGHWMLQGWKGRVIYALSCWKPTKQSVKLV from the coding sequence TTACTTTTCAAATCATGTTGTTGGAGTGGGAGattcttctcctcctcctcaaGAGGAAGGGGAAAAGGACTACTCTGATGCAATGTACAAATTCTTAAGTCAGATGCTTATGGAAGAAGATGATTTGGAGAATAAGCCATGTATGTTTCATGACTGCATGGCTCTCCAAGCTAAAGAGAGATACTTATCTGATGTACTTCATGGATCCGAAAACAACTATTCCCCACAATCTGTCATTATCAATCCACACGATTCCTCTAGTTTTCTCAGCAACTATTCACCTGATTCTATTGAGTCACCTCAATGGGATCTTAATTTCGAATCCCCTGCTTCCATGTCCACTTTATCTAATCATGACTCTTTCTTCACTTCCTTCGGCAATGGCCATTTTGAAGAAGGAGCTGTTAATGTGTTCCAAAGTGGCAGCAGCAGCAATTCACCAACTGGTTTGAGGGAAAAGAAAAATCGACATCGAGGAGATGTTGCTGCAGACCAGCAGAGGAGTAACAAACAGATGGCTACATTTGTTCATGATGAATCTGAACCATTGGAAATGTATGACAATGTGTTGCTTTGTTTAAACAATCCATATGTGGAACAGCATAGTGCTACTAGTGTCACTTCCTACTCGCCGCCCAATGAAGCCAAAAAAGCAAGCAAAGTTGGACGGCCGAGAGGTGGTAGGAAGCATAGCAGCATTGTCAAGAAGGAAATGGTGGATTTGAGGGCTCTGTTGACTCAATGTGCGCAGGCCATGGCAAACTATGATAGCAGAACAGCTAATGAGCTGCTGATGCGGATAAGAGAACACTCTACACCTCATGGCGATGGGACGGAGAGGTTGGCTCATTATCTTGCCAATGCCCTTGAAGCACGCCTGTCCGGCACAGGAACAGCTTTGTATACAGCGTATGCACCCAGTAGGATATCAGCTGCTAACATTTTGAAAGCTTACAAGGCATTTATCACAGCATGTCCATTCAAGTTGCTGTCAAACATTTTCGCAAACAAGTATATCCGAAAGGTCATAGCTGGAGCACCAAAGATACACataattgattttggtattttgtATGGTTTCCAATGGCCCTGTCTCATACAAGGTCTATCCATGAGGGCTGGGGGACCTCCAGAGCTTCGCATTACTGGAATCGATCTTCCCCAGCCAGGTTTCAAGCCAGCAGGGAGGGTTGAAGAGACAGGGCGTCGCCTGGAGAAGTACTGCAAGCGATTTAATGTCCCTTTCGTATTCAAAGCCATCGCGAAGAAGTGGGAAAGCATCACGCTTGAAGAGCTTGAGGTTCAAAGGGATGAAGTGTTGGTAGTTAACAGTTTGTATAGGCTAGGGAACATACCTGATGAGACAGTAATACCAAACAGTCCAAGGGATGCTGTCCTGAATTTAATCAGGAGGATCCGTCCTGATTTATTCATCCATGGTGCGTTGAACGGTACTTTCAACACTCCATTTTTCGTCACACGATTCAGGGAGGCGCTTTTTCACTTCTCTTCACTGTATGATATGTTTGAGGCTACTCTTCCCCGCGAGGACGAGGACAGAAAGCTATTCGAGGAAGAGGTTTTTGCAAGAGATGCTATGAACGTGATTGCTTGTGAAGGGACAGAGAGAGTTGAGAGACCTGAAACATACAAGCAGTGGCAACTTAGATGCGTTAGAGCTGGATTCAAACAGGTGCCACTTGACCAGGAGATTGTGAAGATTGTGAGGAATAAAGTGAGGTCGGAGTACCACAGGGACTTCTCAGTTGATGAAGATGGACACTGGATGCTACAAGGATGGAAAGGACGCGTAATTTACGCTCTCTCTTGTTGGAAGCCTACAAAGCAGTCTGTAAAATTAGTCTAG
- the LOC107004407 gene encoding protein misato homolog 1 isoform X2 has product MREIVTIQVGSYANFIGSHFWNFQDELLGLAESPESDEVFKNHSLDMDVLYRTGETQQGLLTYTPRMVSVNFQGSLGSVSSRGSLYDQIPAKNMDVMTWKGRVITHASEPLRRNLFLQSLSEEGQESVGKANDLDNVNNNSPAEIQDKDIVECLESDVQYWTDFSKVHYHPQSLYELSGLWADIQEFDNYGLGKEAFCGHQHGEEIDDRLRFFVEECDHIQGIQCIVDDSGGFSGVSAMFLESIADEYPNVPVLLYNARNPSLHMDSKGRKQAISHNLHDAVSFSRLSELCKLIIPVGLPSLSGSRASQFLRIEDEKPYHSSAVYASAMHSFSLPFRMKQSGPSAESIYTSGALDMYGTVQMLAGQMRQNMVTILDVAMPAPSLSDRAQQSFLGNLQPLIPDIAEDVEDFHAVETMNIHGAVTSGNQRASINDVKDAVECAYDNSVTRPKFSHLSASTCPLPIPLPFPMIFRDMVGQHGELLETPISGSSSRGSIEVHSIPMATRLRSSTAVLPFLERKLENLRRFGIERGAIGAPLLQSWGFGKDEVEDMGEVLSKMVTTLKPYPQYSSDSD; this is encoded by the exons ATGAGGGAAATTGTAACTATTCAAGTGGGGAGTTATGCCAACTTTATTGGCTCTCACTTCTGGAACTTCCAG GATGAATTACTTGGATTGGCTGAAAGCCCTGAAAGTGATGAAGTATTCAAAAATCATAGCCTTGATATGGATGTGTTGTATCGTACTGGGGAAACTCAGCAA GGGCTCCTTACATACACCCCTCGAATGGTCTCAGTAAACTTTCAAG GGTCCCTTGGATCTGTGAGTTCACGTGGATCGTTGTACGATCAGATCCCAGCCAAAAACATGGATGTCATGACATG GAAGGGCAGAGTCATAACTCATGCATCTGAACCTTTAAGGAGGAATCTCTTCTTGCAAAGCTTAAGTGAGGAAGGACAAGAGAGTGTGGGCAAAGCTAATGATTTGGACAATGTGAACAACAATTCTCCAGCAGAAATTCAAGATAAGGATATCGTAGAATGTTTGGAAAGTGATGTTCAATATTGGACAGATTTTTCTAAAGTACACTATCATCCACAAAGTTTATATGAATTAAGTGGATTATGGGCAGATATTCAGGAGTTCGATAATTATGGACTCGGGAAGGAGGCATTTTGTGGGCATCAACATGGTGAAGAAATAGATGACAGACTTCGTTTCTTTGTTGAAGAATGTGATCATATTCAG GGGATCCAATGCATTGTGGACGACTCAGGAGGGTTTTCTGGTGTATCCGCAATGTTCCTGGAGAGCATTGCAGATGAGTACCCAAACGTCCCAGTTTTACTATATAATGCACGTAATCCTAGCTTGCACATGGACTCCAAAGGTcgcaagcaagctatctcccacAATCTTCATGATGCAGTCTCATTTTCAAGGTTGTCTGAGCTATGTAAATTGATTATCCCGGTTGGTTTGCCCTCCCTGAGTGGAA GTAGAGCTTCTCAGTTTCTCCGCATTGAAGACGAAAAGCCTTACCACTCCAGTGCAGTGTATGCGTCTGCAATGCACTCATTTAGTCTCCCTTTTAGGATGAAACAGTCAGGCCCATCTGCAGAATCAATCTATACGTCTGGTGCTCTGGATATGTATGGGACAGTACAAATGCTAGCAGGCCAAATGAGGCAGAACATGGTAACTATATTAGATGTTGCCATGCCGGCACCTTCTTTAAGTG ACCGGGCTCAGCAGTCCTTTCTCGGAAACTTGCAGCCCTTGATTCCGGACATAGCAGAAGATGTTGAAGATTTCCATGCAGTGGAAACTATGAACATTCACGGAGCAGTTACATCTG GAAACCAAAGGGCCTCAATTAATGACGTTAAGGATGCAGTTGAGTGTGCTTACGATAATTCAGTCACAAGGCCCAAATTCTCACACCTATCTGCTTCTACTTGTCCTCTTCCTATACCCTTGCCATTCCCTATGATCTTTCGCGATATGGTTGGTCAACACGGTGAGCTATTGGAAACCCCGATTTCAGGTTCTTCATCTAGGGGATCCATTGAAGTCCATTCCATTCCTATGGCAACAAGATTACGTTCAAGCACTGCTGTTTTGccctttttggaaagaaaacTTGAAAATCTTCGTAGGTTTGGTATTGAGCGAGGAGCCATTGGGGCACCATTGCTCCAAAGTTGGGGTTTTGGAAAAGATGAAGTGGAAGATATGGGAGAGGTACTGTCTAAGATGGTAACGACACTGAAGCCCTATCCTCAATATTCCTCTGATTCGGATTGA
- the LOC107004392 gene encoding scarecrow-like protein 33 isoform X1: protein MEALFQEQLFPCADSFIFRHPSIPMDPRKEVIQNGVNNHPSFDQDYFSNHVVGVGDSSPPPQEEGEKDYSDAMYKFLSQMLMEEDDLENKPCMFHDCMALQAKERYLSDVLHGSENNYSPQSVIINPHDSSSFLSNYSPDSIESPQWDLNFESPASMSTLSNHDSFFTSFGNGHFEEGAVNVFQSGSSSNSPTGLREKKNRHRGDVAADQQRSNKQMATFVHDESEPLEMYDNVLLCLNNPYVEQHSATSVTSYSPPNEAKKASKVGRPRGGRKHSSIVKKEMVDLRALLTQCAQAMANYDSRTANELLMRIREHSTPHGDGTERLAHYLANALEARLSGTGTALYTAYAPSRISAANILKAYKAFITACPFKLLSNIFANKYIRKVIAGAPKIHIIDFGILYGFQWPCLIQGLSMRAGGPPELRITGIDLPQPGFKPAGRVEETGRRLEKYCKRFNVPFVFKAIAKKWESITLEELEVQRDEVLVVNSLYRLGNIPDETVIPNSPRDAVLNLIRRIRPDLFIHGALNGTFNTPFFVTRFREALFHFSSLYDMFEATLPREDEDRKLFEEEVFARDAMNVIACEGTERVERPETYKQWQLRCVRAGFKQVPLDQEIVKIVRNKVRSEYHRDFSVDEDGHWMLQGWKGRVIYALSCWKPTKQSVKLV from the coding sequence TTACTTTTCAAATCATGTTGTTGGAGTGGGAGattcttctcctcctcctcaaGAGGAAGGGGAAAAGGACTACTCTGATGCAATGTACAAATTCTTAAGTCAGATGCTTATGGAAGAAGATGATTTGGAGAATAAGCCATGTATGTTTCATGACTGCATGGCTCTCCAAGCTAAAGAGAGATACTTATCTGATGTACTTCATGGATCCGAAAACAACTATTCCCCACAATCTGTCATTATCAATCCACACGATTCCTCTAGTTTTCTCAGCAACTATTCACCTGATTCTATTGAGTCACCTCAATGGGATCTTAATTTCGAATCCCCTGCTTCCATGTCCACTTTATCTAATCATGACTCTTTCTTCACTTCCTTCGGCAATGGCCATTTTGAAGAAGGAGCTGTTAATGTGTTCCAAAGTGGCAGCAGCAGCAATTCACCAACTGGTTTGAGGGAAAAGAAAAATCGACATCGAGGAGATGTTGCTGCAGACCAGCAGAGGAGTAACAAACAGATGGCTACATTTGTTCATGATGAATCTGAACCATTGGAAATGTATGACAATGTGTTGCTTTGTTTAAACAATCCATATGTGGAACAGCATAGTGCTACTAGTGTCACTTCCTACTCGCCGCCCAATGAAGCCAAAAAAGCAAGCAAAGTTGGACGGCCGAGAGGTGGTAGGAAGCATAGCAGCATTGTCAAGAAGGAAATGGTGGATTTGAGGGCTCTGTTGACTCAATGTGCGCAGGCCATGGCAAACTATGATAGCAGAACAGCTAATGAGCTGCTGATGCGGATAAGAGAACACTCTACACCTCATGGCGATGGGACGGAGAGGTTGGCTCATTATCTTGCCAATGCCCTTGAAGCACGCCTGTCCGGCACAGGAACAGCTTTGTATACAGCGTATGCACCCAGTAGGATATCAGCTGCTAACATTTTGAAAGCTTACAAGGCATTTATCACAGCATGTCCATTCAAGTTGCTGTCAAACATTTTCGCAAACAAGTATATCCGAAAGGTCATAGCTGGAGCACCAAAGATACACataattgattttggtattttgtATGGTTTCCAATGGCCCTGTCTCATACAAGGTCTATCCATGAGGGCTGGGGGACCTCCAGAGCTTCGCATTACTGGAATCGATCTTCCCCAGCCAGGTTTCAAGCCAGCAGGGAGGGTTGAAGAGACAGGGCGTCGCCTGGAGAAGTACTGCAAGCGATTTAATGTCCCTTTCGTATTCAAAGCCATCGCGAAGAAGTGGGAAAGCATCACGCTTGAAGAGCTTGAGGTTCAAAGGGATGAAGTGTTGGTAGTTAACAGTTTGTATAGGCTAGGGAACATACCTGATGAGACAGTAATACCAAACAGTCCAAGGGATGCTGTCCTGAATTTAATCAGGAGGATCCGTCCTGATTTATTCATCCATGGTGCGTTGAACGGTACTTTCAACACTCCATTTTTCGTCACACGATTCAGGGAGGCGCTTTTTCACTTCTCTTCACTGTATGATATGTTTGAGGCTACTCTTCCCCGCGAGGACGAGGACAGAAAGCTATTCGAGGAAGAGGTTTTTGCAAGAGATGCTATGAACGTGATTGCTTGTGAAGGGACAGAGAGAGTTGAGAGACCTGAAACATACAAGCAGTGGCAACTTAGATGCGTTAGAGCTGGATTCAAACAGGTGCCACTTGACCAGGAGATTGTGAAGATTGTGAGGAATAAAGTGAGGTCGGAGTACCACAGGGACTTCTCAGTTGATGAAGATGGACACTGGATGCTACAAGGATGGAAAGGACGCGTAATTTACGCTCTCTCTTGTTGGAAGCCTACAAAGCAGTCTGTAAAATTAGTCTAG
- the LOC107004407 gene encoding protein misato homolog 1 isoform X3 has protein sequence MCRKGRVITHASEPLRRNLFLQSLSEEGQESVGKANDLDNVNNNSPAEIQDKDIVECLESDVQYWTDFSKVHYHPQSLYELSGLWADIQEFDNYGLGKEAFCGHQHGEEIDDRLRFFVEECDHIQGIQCIVDDSGGFSGVSAMFLESIADEYPNVPVLLYNARNPSLHMDSKGRKQAISHNLHDAVSFSRLSELCKLIIPVGLPSLSGSRASQFLRIEDEKPYHSSAVYASAMHSFSLPFRMKQSGPSAESIYTSGALDMYGTVQMLAGQMRQNMVTILDVAMPAPSLSADRAQQSFLGNLQPLIPDIAEDVEDFHAVETMNIHGAVTSGNQRASINDVKDAVECAYDNSVTRPKFSHLSASTCPLPIPLPFPMIFRDMVGQHGELLETPISGSSSRGSIEVHSIPMATRLRSSTAVLPFLERKLENLRRFGIERGAIGAPLLQSWGFGKDEVEDMGEVLSKMVTTLKPYPQYSSDSD, from the exons ATGTGCAGGAAGGGCAGAGTCATAACTCATGCATCTGAACCTTTAAGGAGGAATCTCTTCTTGCAAAGCTTAAGTGAGGAAGGACAAGAGAGTGTGGGCAAAGCTAATGATTTGGACAATGTGAACAACAATTCTCCAGCAGAAATTCAAGATAAGGATATCGTAGAATGTTTGGAAAGTGATGTTCAATATTGGACAGATTTTTCTAAAGTACACTATCATCCACAAAGTTTATATGAATTAAGTGGATTATGGGCAGATATTCAGGAGTTCGATAATTATGGACTCGGGAAGGAGGCATTTTGTGGGCATCAACATGGTGAAGAAATAGATGACAGACTTCGTTTCTTTGTTGAAGAATGTGATCATATTCAG GGGATCCAATGCATTGTGGACGACTCAGGAGGGTTTTCTGGTGTATCCGCAATGTTCCTGGAGAGCATTGCAGATGAGTACCCAAACGTCCCAGTTTTACTATATAATGCACGTAATCCTAGCTTGCACATGGACTCCAAAGGTcgcaagcaagctatctcccacAATCTTCATGATGCAGTCTCATTTTCAAGGTTGTCTGAGCTATGTAAATTGATTATCCCGGTTGGTTTGCCCTCCCTGAGTGGAA GTAGAGCTTCTCAGTTTCTCCGCATTGAAGACGAAAAGCCTTACCACTCCAGTGCAGTGTATGCGTCTGCAATGCACTCATTTAGTCTCCCTTTTAGGATGAAACAGTCAGGCCCATCTGCAGAATCAATCTATACGTCTGGTGCTCTGGATATGTATGGGACAGTACAAATGCTAGCAGGCCAAATGAGGCAGAACATGGTAACTATATTAGATGTTGCCATGCCGGCACCTTCTTTAAGTG CAGACCGGGCTCAGCAGTCCTTTCTCGGAAACTTGCAGCCCTTGATTCCGGACATAGCAGAAGATGTTGAAGATTTCCATGCAGTGGAAACTATGAACATTCACGGAGCAGTTACATCTG GAAACCAAAGGGCCTCAATTAATGACGTTAAGGATGCAGTTGAGTGTGCTTACGATAATTCAGTCACAAGGCCCAAATTCTCACACCTATCTGCTTCTACTTGTCCTCTTCCTATACCCTTGCCATTCCCTATGATCTTTCGCGATATGGTTGGTCAACACGGTGAGCTATTGGAAACCCCGATTTCAGGTTCTTCATCTAGGGGATCCATTGAAGTCCATTCCATTCCTATGGCAACAAGATTACGTTCAAGCACTGCTGTTTTGccctttttggaaagaaaacTTGAAAATCTTCGTAGGTTTGGTATTGAGCGAGGAGCCATTGGGGCACCATTGCTCCAAAGTTGGGGTTTTGGAAAAGATGAAGTGGAAGATATGGGAGAGGTACTGTCTAAGATGGTAACGACACTGAAGCCCTATCCTCAATATTCCTCTGATTCGGATTGA
- the LOC107004407 gene encoding protein misato homolog 1 isoform X1, protein MREIVTIQVGSYANFIGSHFWNFQDELLGLAESPESDEVFKNHSLDMDVLYRTGETQQGLLTYTPRMVSVNFQGSLGSVSSRGSLYDQIPAKNMDVMTWKGRVITHASEPLRRNLFLQSLSEEGQESVGKANDLDNVNNNSPAEIQDKDIVECLESDVQYWTDFSKVHYHPQSLYELSGLWADIQEFDNYGLGKEAFCGHQHGEEIDDRLRFFVEECDHIQGIQCIVDDSGGFSGVSAMFLESIADEYPNVPVLLYNARNPSLHMDSKGRKQAISHNLHDAVSFSRLSELCKLIIPVGLPSLSGSRASQFLRIEDEKPYHSSAVYASAMHSFSLPFRMKQSGPSAESIYTSGALDMYGTVQMLAGQMRQNMVTILDVAMPAPSLSADRAQQSFLGNLQPLIPDIAEDVEDFHAVETMNIHGAVTSGNQRASINDVKDAVECAYDNSVTRPKFSHLSASTCPLPIPLPFPMIFRDMVGQHGELLETPISGSSSRGSIEVHSIPMATRLRSSTAVLPFLERKLENLRRFGIERGAIGAPLLQSWGFGKDEVEDMGEVLSKMVTTLKPYPQYSSDSD, encoded by the exons ATGAGGGAAATTGTAACTATTCAAGTGGGGAGTTATGCCAACTTTATTGGCTCTCACTTCTGGAACTTCCAG GATGAATTACTTGGATTGGCTGAAAGCCCTGAAAGTGATGAAGTATTCAAAAATCATAGCCTTGATATGGATGTGTTGTATCGTACTGGGGAAACTCAGCAA GGGCTCCTTACATACACCCCTCGAATGGTCTCAGTAAACTTTCAAG GGTCCCTTGGATCTGTGAGTTCACGTGGATCGTTGTACGATCAGATCCCAGCCAAAAACATGGATGTCATGACATG GAAGGGCAGAGTCATAACTCATGCATCTGAACCTTTAAGGAGGAATCTCTTCTTGCAAAGCTTAAGTGAGGAAGGACAAGAGAGTGTGGGCAAAGCTAATGATTTGGACAATGTGAACAACAATTCTCCAGCAGAAATTCAAGATAAGGATATCGTAGAATGTTTGGAAAGTGATGTTCAATATTGGACAGATTTTTCTAAAGTACACTATCATCCACAAAGTTTATATGAATTAAGTGGATTATGGGCAGATATTCAGGAGTTCGATAATTATGGACTCGGGAAGGAGGCATTTTGTGGGCATCAACATGGTGAAGAAATAGATGACAGACTTCGTTTCTTTGTTGAAGAATGTGATCATATTCAG GGGATCCAATGCATTGTGGACGACTCAGGAGGGTTTTCTGGTGTATCCGCAATGTTCCTGGAGAGCATTGCAGATGAGTACCCAAACGTCCCAGTTTTACTATATAATGCACGTAATCCTAGCTTGCACATGGACTCCAAAGGTcgcaagcaagctatctcccacAATCTTCATGATGCAGTCTCATTTTCAAGGTTGTCTGAGCTATGTAAATTGATTATCCCGGTTGGTTTGCCCTCCCTGAGTGGAA GTAGAGCTTCTCAGTTTCTCCGCATTGAAGACGAAAAGCCTTACCACTCCAGTGCAGTGTATGCGTCTGCAATGCACTCATTTAGTCTCCCTTTTAGGATGAAACAGTCAGGCCCATCTGCAGAATCAATCTATACGTCTGGTGCTCTGGATATGTATGGGACAGTACAAATGCTAGCAGGCCAAATGAGGCAGAACATGGTAACTATATTAGATGTTGCCATGCCGGCACCTTCTTTAAGTG CAGACCGGGCTCAGCAGTCCTTTCTCGGAAACTTGCAGCCCTTGATTCCGGACATAGCAGAAGATGTTGAAGATTTCCATGCAGTGGAAACTATGAACATTCACGGAGCAGTTACATCTG GAAACCAAAGGGCCTCAATTAATGACGTTAAGGATGCAGTTGAGTGTGCTTACGATAATTCAGTCACAAGGCCCAAATTCTCACACCTATCTGCTTCTACTTGTCCTCTTCCTATACCCTTGCCATTCCCTATGATCTTTCGCGATATGGTTGGTCAACACGGTGAGCTATTGGAAACCCCGATTTCAGGTTCTTCATCTAGGGGATCCATTGAAGTCCATTCCATTCCTATGGCAACAAGATTACGTTCAAGCACTGCTGTTTTGccctttttggaaagaaaacTTGAAAATCTTCGTAGGTTTGGTATTGAGCGAGGAGCCATTGGGGCACCATTGCTCCAAAGTTGGGGTTTTGGAAAAGATGAAGTGGAAGATATGGGAGAGGTACTGTCTAAGATGGTAACGACACTGAAGCCCTATCCTCAATATTCCTCTGATTCGGATTGA
- the LOC107004445 gene encoding F-box protein At5g03970-like translates to MKRRRKLCDKEGAVEVSDDIVINILHCLPSKSLARFKCVSKCWLKYIADSSLSYSCRYRRWRPQPCLIGFFYQARDTCERSKIQFFFTSEESALDIDGGFDQSVSFLGRSAYIVASSNGFLLCNKQRVYYVYNPATRQSMALPKTQIGMNDPTIGFICKVDDPNRDVISFTIVRYWILQSNVRIESFSSETNVWIVDNLILSVPLRLYFFVYMKSPSAGAIDGVFFWLDQGPQITVYDSVHKSFWALEFPEEMVATGNYFLGFSGGDFYFALYVKTNITVWQLKSNIRSRDALWVRKYVTDVATTVPFGLTGFLHTEVQNMDIHPAIPHIFYLDVKGKVISYDMETDFAELVHDFGEYGWRTKHFKLFSYEWHQWPRIL, encoded by the coding sequence ATGAAACGTCGACGCAAATTGTGTGACAAAGAAGGAGCAGTGGAGGTTTCTGATGATATTGTGATCAACATACTGCATTGTTTGCCTTCAAAATCTCTAGCAAGGTTTAAATGTGTATCCAAATGTTGGCTGAAGTACATTGCTGATTCATCCCTGAGTTATAGTTGTCGTTATCGAAGATGGAGGCCTCAACCCTGTCTAATTGGCTTCTTTTATCAAGCTAGGGATACCTGTGAACGATCGAAAATTCAGTTCTTCTTCACATCTGAGGAATCAGCATTAGATATTGATGGTGGCTTTGATCAATCAGTCAGTTTTCTAGGCAGGAGCGCGTACATAGTTGCATCATCTAATGGTTTTCTCCTTTGCAATAAGCAGAGGgtttattatgtttataatCCTGCTACGAGGCAGAGTATGGCTCTCCCTAAAACTCAAATCGGCATGAATGATCCAACTATTGGGTTTATTTGTAAGGTAGATGACCCTAATAGAGATGTTATCTCCTTTACTATAGTTCGTTATTGGATTTTACAATCCAATGTGAGAATTGAGAGTTTCTCTTCTGAGACGAATGTGTGGATTGTGGATAATCTAATTCTCAGTGTACCTCTTAGACTGTATTTTTTCGTTTATATGAAATCACCATCAGCTGGTGCAATCGACGGAGTGTTCTTTTGGCTTGATCAAGGGCCACAAATCACTGTTTATGATAGTGTCCATAAGAGTTTCTGGGCATTGGAATTTCCTGAAGAAATGGTTGCTACAGGCAATTATTTTCTGGGATTTTCGGGTGGGGATTTCTATTTTGCATTGTATGTGAAGACAAATATTACTGTGTGGCAACTCAAGAGCAATATTCGTAGTCGAGATGCACTGTGGGTCAGGAAGTATGTCACGGATGTCGCGACTACAGTTCCTTTTGGACTTACAGGATTTCTACATACTGAGGTGCAGAACATGGACATTCATCCTGCTATTCCTCACATCTTTTATTTGGATGTAAAAGGTAAGGTTATTTCTTATGACATGGAAACAGATTTTGCAGAACTTGTGCATGATTTTGGAGAATATGGGTGGAGAACTAAacacttcaaattattttcttatgagTGGCATCAATGGCCGCGCATTCTGTAG
- the LOC107008849 gene encoding exonuclease DPD1, chloroplastic/mitochondrial: MRRVAMCFSLSQFPRCRVHTLTNSWWQSFHHISRIGRGSISSKVLATGKQGLEGRFNSTENRRTLTTKSEGNGKAALSKKTTIRHEILDKTKKSEVDIYSSEITEIGSTQYVDIRQAIAENKDLAKLMTFIIFDIETTGLSRDHERIIEIALRDLHGGENSTFQTLVNPGCIVPNSFVHKITTGMVNRPDVPRMGDLIPILLRYVGSRQKPGGYVVLVAHNARCFDVPFLIKEFSRCSFDIPSNWLFVDTLPLARKVMKSGGSKPKLKLQDLGEHYEIPLVGSAHRAMADVHMLTAVFQRLTFDLKLTIPSLIEGHSFWPSEVGRSKKKKNSG; the protein is encoded by the exons ATGAGAAGAGTTGCAATGTGCTTCTCACTGTCACAGTTTCCTCGATGTAGAGTTCATACATTGACTAATTCATGGTGGCAAAGTTTCCATCATATAAGTAGGATTGGTAGGGGAAGCATTAGCTCCAAGGTTCTTGCCACTGGTAAACAGGGTCTGGAAGGTAGATTTAATAGTACTGAGAACAGACGGACTCTAACTACAAAAAGTGAAGGGAATGGTAAGGCTGCCTTAAGTAAAAAAACAACTATCAGACACGAAATATTggacaaaacaaaaaaatctgaAGTAGACATATATAGTTCAGAAATAACTGAAATAGGAAGTACACAATATGTTGATATTCGACAAGCAATTGCTGAAAACAAAGACTTGGCCAAACTCAtgacttttatcatttttgatatTGAGACCACTGGGCTTAGCAGAGATCATGAAAGAATTATTGAGATTGCATTGCGGGATCTTCATGGGGGTGAAAACAGCACATTCCAGACATTAGTCAATCCTGGATGTATTGTCCCAAATTCATTTGTCCATAAAATTACCACCGGTATGGTCAACAGGCCTGATGTCCCCAG GATGGGGGACCTCATTCCGATCTTGTTGAGGTATGTAGGAAGTCGCCAGAAACCTGGTGGATATGTGGTGTTGGTTGCGCATAATGCTCGCTGTTTTGATGTTCCTTTTCTAATTAAGGAATTCAGTAGATGCTCTTTTGATATTCCCTCAAATTGGCTGTTCGTTGATACTCTTCCTTTGGCGCGTAAAGTCATGAAGTCCGGAG GGTCAAAGCCAAAACTCAAATTGCAAGACCTTGGTGAACACTATGAGATCCCTTTAGTTGGTTCTGCTCATAGAGCCATGGCGGATGTGCACATGTTAACAGCAGTTTTTCAACGGCTGACTTTCGACTTGAAGTTGACAATCCCTTCTCTTATCGAAGGGCATTCCTTTTGGCCATCGGAAGTAGGAAggtcaaagaagaagaagaattctGGCTAA